The genomic region GGGTAAAACAATCAGCATCaggaaaaccacacacacacacacacacacacacaatgaaaaatTAAAACCAAAGACAGACACAAGCCCAGAAAGGCTTTTGCGGTTAAAATTTATTCCAACACCAATGAGGGGAAAGCAGTGTCATCCTGGAATATGCCCATGCATCCATCCAATCCAGAGTGATGAGCATGAAAGGAGGCGCATGATGCGATGTGCATGCATCATGCATCATTTATAGTGCCCACTGTACAAGCCTCTGATCTGGGATTGTCTCAGATGGTCAAGGCTAGGCTCAGCAACGTTCTGTGGTTATCAAATAAAATCAGGTGGCTACCTGAATGTACTGCATGACCAGTACATGACCAtcaattgattttttttccatgaTGGCATAAGCATATTAGAATGCTTGGCAATAATTTCAGAATTTCATTAATTTAAATGTTAATGGAATGTGCTAAAGAACTGTTTAGACAGTGGTTTGACTTTCCTTTCATACATACAAGATCTCAGGTCAAAACAGTGCCAAGGAAAAGAGGAGCTAGGCTAAATGTGTTCCAACATGCTCAATGGCTTTTTAACCAGGCATTCATTGGCCCTATCTCCTCATATTTAAGCTCTGTAATCTCAGACGGGAAAGATTATTTGGCAGAGGGCtagcctggaaaaatccaaactcattcacaaagtgaatagagtctggtgactcTCGATTGGGAAGCGTTTGCTACATCGCAacgggcactaactttgaaattattggtccagccttaccaatcacattgatcagagattcctaacgttaTTTCCTAGTACACCTATACTTTACAAacggacaataaacagcatcagcagtcaagaaacaatgtatgtgggtctaccttttctgtaaatacatttctgcattttcCCAACTGCatgttttgatgtttgcaggtgttgcttcttctgtttatcacaataagtttcaGTTTAGTCTTCCCCTCTAGTCGCTGATTGGCCAGACATGtttcttgtctgagggaaatggttatgaactatggtgttccagactagaaaGAAAGATCTAAAAGATCAGATCTAAAGACCTGAAAGAATATCTAGGTAGGTGGGGCCAGGCTAACAGGGGGCTGCTGTGGTGAAAGACTGATCTCAACACTTTATGTGAGTATGAACACCTGCAAAGGCACTCACATGTAACACATGCCTGCTATCACACCAGCCTTGCCATGTGTACACAGTGTGGGTCTTTATCTTTAGGCGATCTAACCTTCATTTTCACACCAAGGTTTTTCAAAGATGAAATCTTGTAggtcctacacacacagtccctatCTCAACACAATCTATTTTTGTCAAAAAAGGGACTTCCTACAATAACAACCCAATAATATGGCTTCTCTGAGCAACCAAATTATTATTTCACACAGATGAGTGGTCAGATAAATATGCGTGTGGATGGCTGCCATCAGTCAACTACCTATGAAATGAAATACCCACCTGATCCACAAACAACAAAGATGAAGAGAGCCAAAAGCCATGGTCCCACAGAAACTTTGTCATCAGAGTTGCTCTTCtgcatgaaaaaacaaacaaacaaaaaacatttcatACAGAGATTGTTATTAATTATCAGACCTTCTTTAGAATCTCATAGAAAGAATTTAAAGGGTCTGGACTCTGAATCAACGTTGAGTGGGAAAATAGACTTTCCACAAGacctgtaggctactctgtatAAGACAAAAAGCAATCTAACTAACTTTACGGAAAACCTTTGGTTACCCATTAACCGAAACAGCTGGATCGAGAACCCATCCTTACCGTCGATTTGGCTACGTTGCCTCTCTGTGTGATGTTTTTGCTGTGTTTTTCATTAGCCATACGAATCCTTTGCTTCGCAACCATTGTTGAACGTCTTAAAAGATGACACTCTAGGTGCAGAATATGAGCGAGCAATCGACTCTCAGTTTGACGTTAGATTACCTCGATTCTCTGACTACGCTGACACAACCTATGtctaccagagaatgtctaatatgGCTCTGTGTCTACGTATTCAGTAGTAGGCAAGGCCTAggtcccacccacccacatgacAACGAGCTCTCAGTTCCGTGTGTTAGAAATTGTGTCCTTCCGCTTACGTTATCAACTTGTTGTTCCCCTTAACTTATTGCTGTTAGCCCACTGTGCGTGCGTACATGAAGTTTTCTGGCTTTTCACCATCTCATAACACATCCACAACTTGTTTTCAACATTAAATGTGCATATAATCAGTATTAATCAAGGAAGAGAATACAATTTATTTAGGCTACTGGTCAATTTGCCTTTTTCTGGATCACTAAGAATAGCCAAGCAACCATATGTCTTGCAGACAGACGGTCAATAATCAACGCTCTCAATAACCAGAGACCATTATGGCAAGGTTTGGTTGTtttggtgtaggcctaatgGGCATAATGTTAATTGGTCGTCTGCTAACATTAGGCTACTCTTACCAAAGCATTATCATATAATGGAATAGGCCTAGCCaatgatcaaaaaaaaaaagaatgttatGATGAAGATGGAATAAATATAGCCGTTTGCAGTGCTATGTTCTATTTGCAgaattcacatgaaaaaaaaaatataggctTAAAAATCCGTTATCTATTCTTTAGGACGGCACAGTAAATGTTGCATATTTTCAATTGAGCACAgttacggttttctgttcagaagTTAAACATTGAAATGATGCGTCAATTTTCTAATGTTCCTTTTTTGAGCTTTTGGTTGGACTGAACCACGAACACCGGGAGGAGAACACCATAGTTCTAGCTAGGCCAGGTTACAGATGGTGGAATATAGCGCCGCCTGAAGTTGTGCGTGATTTTGACTCATTAGCTTTAGAGATTAACTAAAATTTAGCCGATTTTTGGGAGATGGCACGTTAAACATAACGTTCAGCCTATGTTGAACATATCTGCAGTATATCTGAATACCATGGCCATGCCATagcaaactagatgtaccgcagagcggtacaaaatatgaccgccacccagtccagcacattttttccacaaaaagaaatcacgctgaaaggcctatatgattctaactgtctcactaaattgcattatccacactcaattctcactggtatcggctagacaacaagtaccaaaacatgattagttcatagatttcacatgtaaaattcattttatacaaccccacctccatcttgcctgttcataattctgagaaattcttgattgtttgtgttatgtttatttatgttgtgtgtgtgtgtgtgtgtgtgtgtgaatgcgtgctttgtgtgtgtgcctgcgtatgtgcctgtgcatgcaagcgtacatatgtctactgtgtgagtatgtgtcataattatgattactgtgaatgtatgtgtgtgtgtgtgtatctgtttgtgcacatgtgtgcacatgaaatgggttaacatgacccctggaggcaaacatacagaaaaaaatggtcatcctaggccctacagttctcaagatattcacagagaactgtgtctgccccccaccctcctttcgggggtccagtccagcgggagggctacagatcaaaacgaaaaattacggttccatgctatccatgtggggggtacatgcccaccaagttttgtgtacccggtctttcagtgtccgggaatccttgttggtgtacgtcactaaatgtacacataaattattttattgtaaggccccccatgaacgaaagtacacaaaacttggcatgcattcggagggtgtcataatgatcctacacttttaatttcgtgcagttttgaccttgtcagccagagatattgtgagatatttgctttttaatttttaactaggtggcgctatacatgaaataagtggtaatgggatgggttgacatgcccccttaagaccaacatacataaaaaaggtggacctcctaggccctacggttctcgagatattcacagaaaactgtctccggccacctacaggccagttggtgtatagtaacataaattaatttattgtgtggccccccatgaacggaattccacaaaacttggcgtgcatacagagggtgtcataatgatcctacacttccaatttcatgcagttttgactatgttaggtcacagataccttcaattacaacacctcatttttacttttttgtgtttaactaggtggcgctatacatgaaatgagtggttatggaatgggttgacatggccccttgagatcaacatacaaaaaaaaaagaatggtcctcctaaaccctacggttttcgagatattcacagaaaactgtgtctgccctaccctcctttcggggggtccagtccagcggggcggggggggctacagatcaaaacgaaatacgatggttccatgctatccatgtggggttacatgcccacaaagtttcgtgtaccccggtctttcagtgtcccgggaatcattgacggaaatttgggcatgcgaaaaagaaaaagaaaaaaaaaatctgactaaacctatatgaccgccgcttcgctgcgcggcggtcataataattccCCAAAGCAGAATTCCATCGACATCAgtctaggctagcctactttgaCATGGgacatttttgtttatttaacacTTTACGATAGGTTTCATTAGGCTAAACGAAGACACAACAGTGAGTATGGGTCCGtgtatcattcgttcatttgatattcaattgagaatcaaaaacgaaaaaaactaaaaattacttgttatttcattatttgtttatgaatgtgatacaaacatATAAATGACACGTTGTTTTCCAGGCTTTTGATTTCATGGTCAGATCAAagtattaggggtttgcaccgacgtcacgttctgactggtaactatggtaacccagcacgcgcggccatattggcgatactcagtgaatgaagtacaatggagtattatgcactttggatatcttacgtgattgtagccgtgtctaaacaacagaaaagctcatgaaaatgcgtctaagatgcaaaggcatatagggcaggacttggaccacaagaaaaggcgcgatatttcgagaaattacggattattggcagcgcagatccatataaattgggtgagggagacgaagtaccaagttcaaccacaagcgccccccttcctctgataacttctggcattattgtcccttctccctggtttttttaataacttttggaagtcgatacctacaacagatgtttttctcagtctaacctattggtacaacctaaaacacggcaataattaaccattttccttgacgatgttagggatttacttcagtggctaatgctttctaatgaggcgagtatctccaatatggcgatgtccagatctgatgacacgccgtgcaaacccctaataacGTTTAAAAAATGGCTTCAGGGCCgaaactgattttgatatttatttgttCTGATTTCTGTGACCTGGAAGTCTATCCAAGTCTTGGTCTAGACCTGTCAGTGCTCAGTGTTGCCAATTAGTGACTTTGTTGCTAGATTTAATTTTGGCCATCCCTAGCGACAGAAAATATTGTCTAACAACTATAGCGAGAAATTGGGCGACTTGCGCAACGATGGCAAACTTGGTTTCGTTGAATCGACAGAAAATCATCTCccgtcaaagtcaaagtctgctttattgtcaatttcttcacatgtcaagacatacgaagagatcgaaattacgtttcccactatcccacggtggagacaagacatattttaccaattaggtccacagacaaacataacattcaagtaaacaatataaaaagtaaaaataagaagacacatacaatgaagaaagtaagagcagcaaaatttgagttgaaattgtgcaattgtgcatacagtagagagtcaatataatagtgcaaaagtcaggccaataaatggctgaggtagttctgtttgacctaagtatgcaagtggcatagtggtgcaagttatgtaagagcagcagaagtgtgttcagaagtgttttcaggacaacagaacaacaacaacaagttgcaaagtgtacaagtggagtagtgcaagtggagtagtgcaaggcagccattgtgggtccaagtccaggatgttatgtagctgagggtggaggggggagagagttcagcatcctaacagcctggtgtatgaagctgttggtgagtctggtggtgcgggagcgcgtacctcttcccagagggcagttgatcaaacaaattgtgagcggggtgacttgcatcactcacaattgtggtcgccttgcgggtgaggcgggaggtgtaaatgtccttcagggaggggagtgaagcaccaataatccttccagctgtgttcactatgcgcttcagggctttcctgttgtattcagtgcagcttccgcccaacacagcgatacagctggagaggatgctctcaatggtgcctcggtagaatgtggtcatgatggctggtggagcacttgctcgcctgagtttctgcaggaagtacaggcggcgctgagctttcttaagccagtgatgcagtgttggtggtcaggagaggtcttcactgatgtgcacccccaggaatttggtgctgctcactctctccaccacagcaccgtcgaaggtcagtggcaggtgttgggtgtgacctttccggaagtcaacaacaatctccttggtcttgctgacgttcagcaggaggttgttgtccctgcaccacgtggtcagaaggtcgacctccaacctgtatgaGACCCACTAGAGTTGTGttgtcagcaaatttcactatgtggttgttgctgtaggttgcagtgcagtcatgcgtcagcagggtgaagagcagcggactgagcacgcagccttgaggggcccccgtgctcagtgtgatgctgcttgagatattgttgcc from Alosa alosa isolate M-15738 ecotype Scorff River chromosome 1, AALO_Geno_1.1, whole genome shotgun sequence harbors:
- the LOC125300271 gene encoding stress-associated endoplasmic reticulum protein 1, encoding MVAKQRIRMANEKHSKNITQRGNVAKSTKSNSDDKVSVGPWLLALFIFVVCGSAIFQIIQSIRMGM